In bacterium, a single genomic region encodes these proteins:
- a CDS encoding SEC-C metal-binding domain-containing protein, producing the protein MTNKPNRNDPCWCGSGKKYKNCHLCEDEAKAAQAALAKQPPPPPKRSPEQLEADARHEDTKGKRG; encoded by the coding sequence ATGACAAACAAACCCAATCGTAACGACCCCTGCTGGTGTGGCAGCGGCAAGAAGTACAAGAACTGCCACTTGTGCGAGGATGAGGCGAAGGCGGCGCAAGCTGCACTTGCCAAACAGCCTCCACCACCGCCGAAGCGTTCGCCCGAACAACTGGAAGCCGACGCGCGGCACGAAGACACGAAGGGGAAAAGAGGTTGA